In Amycolatopsis jiangsuensis, the following proteins share a genomic window:
- a CDS encoding Lrp/AsnC family transcriptional regulator: MLSEPDLKLVDALQTDPRAPWSVLGDALGIGAVTAARRWEALVSRGYAWLTAYPGGELVAKMVLAFAELDCEPGETVRIAHELAADPQVATVEHLAGHCDLRLHLLVPTLRDLSDYVLHRLTSLPGVRTARTVLAPRMFAEGSRWRVRAISPVEREALTGRASRPTAPLRFSELDRALILALGEDVRASAASLALRLGVGATTVRRRLETLLSHGAVRLRCEIARPLSPAPVTAMLWLRVPPDKLETTARSLATLPEVRLCAALTGTANLLVVVWLSTHQDAVALEGSLATKLPWMEVVDRAVTLRSIKLMGHLLDESGLAAGRVPLDFWSVPKPPAP, translated from the coding sequence CGCGCGCCGTGGTCGGTGCTTGGCGATGCGCTGGGCATCGGCGCGGTGACAGCCGCACGCCGGTGGGAAGCGCTCGTCTCCCGTGGGTATGCCTGGCTCACCGCGTACCCGGGCGGCGAACTGGTGGCGAAGATGGTGCTGGCGTTCGCGGAGCTGGACTGCGAGCCGGGCGAGACGGTGCGCATAGCGCACGAGCTTGCGGCCGACCCGCAGGTGGCGACCGTGGAGCACCTGGCCGGACATTGTGACCTCCGTCTTCATCTCCTGGTCCCGACGCTGCGGGACCTGTCGGACTACGTACTGCATCGCTTGACATCACTCCCGGGAGTGCGGACAGCCCGCACGGTGCTGGCGCCCCGGATGTTCGCCGAAGGCAGTCGCTGGCGCGTGCGCGCGATCTCTCCGGTCGAACGCGAGGCACTCACCGGCCGAGCCTCCCGCCCGACGGCACCACTGCGCTTCAGCGAGCTGGATCGGGCGCTGATCCTGGCCCTGGGCGAGGACGTCCGGGCGTCCGCGGCGTCGTTGGCCCTGCGCCTCGGCGTGGGCGCGACGACCGTGCGCCGCCGCCTGGAGACCTTGCTGAGCCACGGCGCCGTACGGCTCCGCTGCGAGATCGCGCGCCCACTCTCCCCCGCCCCGGTGACGGCGATGCTGTGGCTGCGCGTCCCACCCGACAAGCTCGAAACGACCGCCCGCTCACTCGCGACCCTGCCCGAGGTGCGCCTGTGCGCAGCCCTCACCGGAACTGCGAATCTGCTCGTCGTGGTGTGGTTGAGCACGCACCAGGACGCCGTCGCCCTGGAAGGCTCCCTGGCCACCAAGCTGCCGTGGATGGAGGTCGTGGACCGCGCGGTGACGCTCCGCAGCATCAAGCTGATGGGTCACCTCCTCGACGAGTCCGGCCTCGCCGCGGGGCGCGTTCCGCTGGACTTCTGGTCCGTACCCAAGCCACCAGCACCCTGA
- a CDS encoding fatty acid desaturase family protein has translation MTTDKIVLPAPPTRSGSDFSRLTRRITDAGLLARRPGYYLIRGSVVTVFFIGGWVAFALLGNSWWQLVVAAFQAFMFGQIALLSHDLAHRQVFRTRRPTEIAGRLAGNLAIGMSYGWWMDKHTRHHANPNHEELDPDVEPDILVWSQRQARESRGLPRFVGRHQAALFFPLLTFEGLNLHWSGIRAVLRPGLRRRGLEAVLLTVHIVVYVSALFLVLPAGMAVLFFVVHQGLWGIYMGSIFAPNHKGMPTLTGRPELDFLRKQVLTSRNIRGGPLLDTLLGGLNHQIEHHLFPNMPSIHLRRAQPIVERYCSELGIPYLRTGLVDSYRQTLTHLHEAGAPLRNGQ, from the coding sequence GTGACCACCGACAAAATCGTCCTTCCCGCCCCACCAACCCGGTCCGGCAGCGACTTCTCCCGCCTCACCCGTCGCATCACGGACGCCGGCCTCCTCGCCCGGCGACCCGGGTATTACCTGATCCGCGGTTCCGTGGTGACGGTTTTCTTCATCGGCGGCTGGGTAGCCTTCGCACTGCTCGGGAACTCGTGGTGGCAGCTAGTCGTCGCCGCGTTCCAGGCGTTCATGTTCGGTCAGATAGCGCTCCTCTCCCACGATCTCGCGCATCGTCAGGTGTTTCGGACTCGCAGGCCGACCGAGATCGCCGGGCGGCTGGCCGGAAACCTCGCGATCGGCATGAGCTACGGCTGGTGGATGGACAAGCACACGCGCCACCACGCCAATCCCAACCACGAGGAGCTCGACCCGGACGTCGAGCCGGACATCCTCGTCTGGTCCCAGCGCCAGGCCCGTGAGAGCCGCGGCTTGCCCCGTTTCGTCGGGCGGCACCAGGCTGCCCTGTTCTTTCCGCTTCTCACGTTCGAAGGGCTCAACCTCCACTGGTCCGGCATTCGCGCCGTGCTGCGTCCGGGCCTTCGGCGCCGCGGCTTGGAAGCCGTCCTCCTCACTGTTCACATCGTGGTCTACGTGTCCGCACTGTTCCTCGTCCTTCCCGCGGGCATGGCAGTCCTCTTTTTCGTTGTTCACCAAGGACTCTGGGGCATCTATATGGGATCGATCTTCGCTCCCAACCACAAGGGCATGCCGACCCTCACCGGCCGGCCCGAGCTCGACTTCCTACGCAAGCAGGTGCTGACGTCACGCAACATCCGCGGCGGACCGCTTCTCGATACTCTGCTCGGCGGTCTCAATCACCAGATCGAACACCACCTGTTCCCGAACATGCCGTCAATACACCTGCGCCGGGCGCAGCCGATCGTCGAGCGGTACTGCTCCGAGCTGGGCATCCCATACCTGCGTACCGGTTTGGTCGACTCCTATCGGCAGACCTTGACACATCTGCATGAAGCTGGGGCCCCTCTCAGGAATGGCCAGTAA
- a CDS encoding MBL fold metallo-hydrolase, whose amino-acid sequence MGRKTFSALTDLRAAFGAKATGARAERMRRSPQYADGMFHNTVPTRSTPSRSSMGGILREFLFGDDRRRRRPAAAVPFAAKSDSDSSAGLHLTWYGHASTLVEIDGARVLCDPVWSERVSPAAFAGPRRLHAPPVPLRDVGRLDAVVISHDHYDHLDLATIRELTTATDAPFLVPLGVGAHLERWRVPSARIVELDWNETADVAGVHFIATPAQHFSGRGIANDSTLWASWVIAAPHHRVFYSGDTGYFGGFAEIGAQYGPFDASLIQIGAYAPHWPDIHMTPEEGVAAHIDLRGGLLVPVHWATFSLALHPWSEPADRVWREAKANDLPLAVPKPGERIDVAHPPAVDGWWQALG is encoded by the coding sequence ATGGGCAGGAAGACGTTCTCGGCGCTGACCGACCTCCGGGCGGCCTTCGGAGCAAAGGCGACCGGTGCGCGAGCCGAACGCATGCGCCGATCACCGCAGTACGCCGACGGCATGTTCCACAACACGGTGCCGACCCGGTCCACTCCGTCCCGCTCCTCGATGGGCGGCATCCTGCGCGAATTCCTTTTCGGTGACGACCGCAGGCGGCGCAGGCCGGCGGCCGCCGTGCCCTTCGCGGCGAAATCCGACTCCGATTCCAGTGCCGGCCTCCACCTCACGTGGTACGGGCATGCCTCCACGCTCGTGGAGATCGATGGCGCCCGGGTGCTGTGCGATCCGGTATGGAGCGAAAGGGTCTCCCCCGCTGCGTTCGCCGGCCCGCGCCGTCTCCACGCACCGCCGGTGCCGCTTCGCGACGTCGGCAGGCTGGACGCGGTCGTGATCTCGCACGACCACTACGACCACCTCGACCTCGCCACCATCCGCGAGCTCACCACGGCCACCGACGCTCCGTTCCTCGTTCCGCTGGGTGTCGGCGCGCACCTCGAGCGTTGGCGCGTCCCATCCGCCCGGATCGTGGAGCTCGACTGGAACGAGACTGCTGATGTCGCGGGCGTCCACTTCATCGCCACGCCCGCGCAGCACTTCTCCGGCCGTGGTATCGCCAATGACAGCACGCTTTGGGCCTCGTGGGTCATTGCCGCGCCCCACCACCGCGTCTTCTACAGCGGTGACACCGGCTACTTCGGCGGCTTCGCCGAGATCGGCGCGCAGTATGGCCCGTTCGATGCCTCGCTGATCCAGATCGGCGCGTACGCCCCGCACTGGCCCGATATCCACATGACACCCGAGGAGGGCGTGGCGGCGCACATCGATCTGCGGGGTGGGTTGCTCGTGCCGGTGCACTGGGCCACGTTCTCGCTCGCCTTGCATCCGTGGTCCGAGCCCGCGGACCGGGTGTGGCGGGAGGCCAAGGCAAACGACCTTCCGCTCGCCGTTCCGAAACCGGGTGAGCGGATCGACGTCGCCCATCCTCCCGCGGTCGACGGCTGGTGGCAGGCCCTCGGCTGA
- the pip gene encoding prolyl aminopeptidase: MTIVPDAQGRLNVGDGNRVYWETCGNPAGTPLVVLHGGPGQGCTERMRAGFDGSTFRIVLFDQRGCGRSTPSAADPATDMRYNTTHHLVADMELLRKHLGIDRWLLAGGSWGSTLALAYALRQPDRVIGISLSAISLTRPKEIDWLYSGVSRFFPEEHERFVAGADGAADPVPAYGRLLADLDRSTREQAAAAWARWEATVLSLEPGAKPTTFGTRADDSLIEFVRVCSHYYARYGWLAEDELIGNVGKLAGIPGALVHGRLDLSCPVETAYELANAWPGAELFVCNASGHRMSEAKREYLRAWRSRFAGGR, translated from the coding sequence ATGACGATTGTTCCTGATGCACAAGGGAGGCTGAATGTCGGCGATGGCAACCGGGTCTACTGGGAGACGTGCGGAAATCCGGCAGGCACCCCCCTCGTGGTGCTGCACGGCGGGCCGGGCCAGGGATGTACCGAGCGGATGCGCGCCGGATTCGACGGGAGCACCTTCCGGATCGTCTTGTTCGACCAGCGCGGCTGCGGCCGCAGCACACCCAGTGCCGCCGATCCGGCCACGGACATGCGGTACAACACGACCCACCATCTCGTCGCGGACATGGAACTGCTGCGAAAGCACCTGGGCATCGACCGCTGGCTGCTCGCCGGAGGTTCCTGGGGCAGCACTCTGGCGCTGGCGTACGCACTCCGCCAGCCCGACCGGGTGATCGGGATTTCGCTCAGCGCGATCAGCCTGACCCGACCGAAAGAGATAGATTGGCTCTACAGCGGGGTTTCGCGGTTCTTCCCCGAGGAGCACGAACGATTCGTCGCCGGCGCGGACGGTGCCGCCGACCCGGTTCCCGCGTATGGTCGGTTGCTGGCGGATCTGGATCGCAGTACCCGAGAACAAGCGGCCGCGGCCTGGGCGCGGTGGGAAGCCACCGTGCTGTCTCTGGAGCCCGGCGCGAAGCCGACCACCTTCGGCACCCGTGCAGACGACTCACTGATCGAGTTCGTTCGCGTCTGCTCGCACTACTACGCACGCTACGGCTGGCTGGCCGAGGACGAGCTGATCGGCAACGTGGGCAAGCTCGCCGGAATCCCGGGAGCGCTGGTGCACGGCAGACTCGACCTCAGCTGTCCGGTGGAGACCGCCTACGAGCTGGCGAACGCGTGGCCCGGAGCGGAACTGTTCGTCTGCAACGCCTCGGGACACCGGATGAGCGAGGCCAAGAGGGAGTATCTGAGGGCATGGCGAAGCCGTTTCGCAGGAGGCAGGTGA
- a CDS encoding Smr/MutS family protein produces MKLKLDLHDIYNRGGEIDRALRAVIDEAVAKKAPVVEIIPGKGSGQLKKHVLRFLERKEVKALYHRVEKDKDNFGRIFVHFRWK; encoded by the coding sequence GTGAAGCTGAAGCTCGATCTTCACGACATCTACAACCGTGGCGGGGAGATCGACCGGGCACTGCGAGCGGTGATCGACGAAGCGGTCGCGAAGAAGGCACCGGTGGTGGAGATCATTCCCGGAAAGGGATCGGGACAGCTCAAGAAGCACGTTCTGCGGTTTCTGGAACGCAAGGAGGTGAAGGCGCTCTACCATCGGGTCGAGAAGGACAAGGACAACTTCGGCCGGATCTTCGTGCACTTCCGCTGGAAGTGA
- the hsaB gene encoding 3-hydroxy-9,10-secoandrosta-1,3,5(10)-triene-9,17-dione monooxygenase reductase subunit, which produces MPATETPTATGAASETPTATETTTATETTSGTGTGTPTATGTATETPTATGTATATTSGTATAPETTSGTATTTAPGRASTASAPGPVGFACQSFAALSLDPPLVLFCVTRTSHTWPLIAAAGCFAVNVLAEHQQDVSVVFGSRGGDRFSAVDWHPAPSGAPVIEGALTWVDCTVEAVHPAGDHHVVIGRVTALGDAADDRPLLFHRGRYTVTEPVPDILSALMPWPRPDDWL; this is translated from the coding sequence GTGCCCGCAACCGAGACCCCGACCGCAACCGGGGCCGCGTCGGAGACCCCGACTGCAACCGAGACCACGACCGCAACCGAGACCACGTCCGGGACCGGGACCGGGACCCCGACCGCAACCGGGACCGCGACCGAGACCCCGACCGCGACCGGGACCGCGACCGCGACCACGTCCGGGACCGCGACCGCGCCCGAGACCACGTCCGGGACCGCGACCACGACCGCGCCCGGCCGCGCTTCGACTGCGTCCGCTCCCGGACCGGTGGGGTTCGCCTGCCAATCGTTCGCTGCTCTGTCGCTCGATCCACCTCTCGTTCTCTTCTGCGTCACCCGTACCTCACACACCTGGCCGCTGATCGCCGCCGCCGGGTGTTTCGCGGTCAACGTGCTCGCGGAGCACCAACAGGACGTGAGCGTCGTCTTCGGAAGCCGCGGCGGCGACCGGTTCTCGGCCGTCGATTGGCATCCCGCGCCGTCCGGAGCACCTGTGATCGAGGGTGCCCTCACGTGGGTGGACTGCACCGTGGAGGCCGTCCACCCCGCAGGCGACCACCACGTGGTGATCGGCCGGGTGACCGCACTCGGAGACGCCGCGGACGATCGCCCGTTGCTGTTCCACCGAGGTCGCTACACCGTGACCGAGCCGGTCCCGGACATTCTCTCCGCCCTGATGCCCTGGCCTCGTCCGGACGACTGGCTGTAG
- the hsaC gene encoding iron-dependent extradiol dioxygenase HsaC, which produces MAIRSLGYLRIEATDLDAWRVYGLKVLGMVEGQGTDPDALYLRMDDFPARLVVFPGARDRLAQAGWEAANAAELDDVRARLDTASVPYKEGTPEELADRRVAELISFTDPSGNTLEVFHGVALQHRRVVSPYGHRFVTGEQGLGHVVLSTHDDAAALAFYRDVLGFRLRDSMRLPPQLVGRPADGDPAWLRFFGCNPRHHSLAFLPMPTPSGIVHLMVEVDNTDDVGLCLDRALRRKTPMSATLGRHVNDLMLSFYMKTPGGFDIEFGCEGRQVDDESWIARESTAVSLWGHDFSVGTQ; this is translated from the coding sequence ATGGCCATCCGTTCGCTGGGCTACCTCCGTATCGAGGCGACCGACCTGGACGCCTGGCGGGTGTACGGGTTGAAGGTGCTGGGCATGGTGGAGGGCCAGGGCACCGACCCGGACGCGCTGTACCTGCGCATGGACGATTTCCCGGCCCGCCTGGTCGTCTTCCCCGGCGCCCGGGACCGGTTGGCCCAAGCCGGCTGGGAAGCCGCGAACGCCGCCGAACTCGACGATGTCCGTGCCCGCCTTGACACCGCTTCGGTGCCGTACAAGGAAGGCACGCCGGAGGAGCTGGCCGACCGTCGGGTGGCCGAGCTGATCAGCTTCACCGACCCGTCGGGCAACACCCTGGAGGTCTTCCACGGCGTCGCCCTGCAACATCGTCGGGTGGTGAGCCCGTACGGCCACCGCTTCGTGACCGGCGAACAGGGCCTGGGGCATGTGGTCCTGTCCACCCATGACGACGCGGCCGCCCTGGCGTTTTACCGTGACGTGCTGGGTTTCCGCCTCCGCGACTCGATGCGCCTGCCGCCGCAGCTGGTAGGCCGCCCCGCCGACGGCGATCCCGCCTGGCTGCGGTTCTTCGGCTGCAATCCGCGCCATCACAGCCTGGCCTTCCTCCCGATGCCGACCCCGAGCGGAATCGTGCACCTGATGGTGGAAGTGGACAACACCGACGACGTAGGCCTGTGCCTGGACCGCGCCCTGCGCCGCAAGACCCCCATGTCGGCAACCCTGGGCCGGCACGTGAACGACCTGATGCTCAGCTTCTACATGAAAACCCCAGGCGGCTTCGACATAGAATTCGGCTGCGAAGGCCGCCAGGTGGACGACGAGAGCTGGATAGCCCGCGAAAGCACCGCAGTATCGTTGTGGGGCCACGACTTCTCGGTAGGCACCCAGTGA
- the hsaD gene encoding 4,5:9,10-diseco-3-hydroxy-5,9,17-trioxoandrosta-1(10),2-diene-4-oate hydrolase, protein MAPEGSYVEVRNGLKLHYHEAGAENDEAVLLLHGGGPGASAWSNFGRNLPVFGKSYRTVAVDQPGFGRSAKPTEHPQYFRHSADAVVGLMDALGISRAHLVGNSLGAGAAVRLALNHPDRAGRLVLMGAGGLSVNLFAPDPTEGVRLLSRFAAEPTRSRMEAFLRIMVHDQSLITDELIDDRFAAGSDPDSLAAMRAMGRSFAQPGSFEEGMLWREAYRLRQRVLLVWGREDRVNPLDGALLALKTIPRAQLHVFGGCGHWAQLEKFDEFNRLALDFLGSA, encoded by the coding sequence ATGGCTCCCGAGGGATCCTACGTCGAAGTCCGAAATGGACTCAAGCTGCACTACCACGAGGCGGGCGCGGAAAACGACGAGGCGGTACTGCTGCTGCACGGCGGCGGCCCCGGCGCGTCGGCGTGGAGCAACTTCGGCCGCAACCTGCCGGTGTTCGGCAAGTCCTATCGCACGGTGGCGGTGGACCAGCCCGGCTTCGGCCGCTCCGCCAAACCGACCGAGCACCCGCAGTACTTCCGGCACAGCGCGGACGCCGTGGTCGGCTTGATGGACGCGCTGGGCATTTCCCGCGCGCACCTGGTCGGCAACTCGCTGGGCGCCGGCGCGGCGGTGCGCCTCGCGCTGAACCACCCGGACCGCGCGGGGCGGCTCGTGCTGATGGGTGCCGGGGGACTGAGCGTGAACCTGTTCGCGCCGGACCCGACCGAAGGCGTCCGCCTGCTGTCGCGGTTCGCCGCCGAGCCGACGCGTTCGCGGATGGAAGCGTTCCTGCGGATCATGGTGCACGATCAGTCGTTGATCACCGACGAGCTGATCGACGACCGTTTCGCTGCGGGCAGCGACCCGGACTCGCTGGCCGCGATGCGTGCGATGGGCCGTTCGTTCGCCCAGCCGGGTTCCTTCGAAGAAGGCATGTTGTGGCGGGAGGCGTACCGCCTGCGGCAGCGGGTGCTGCTGGTGTGGGGCCGGGAGGACCGGGTGAATCCGCTGGACGGTGCGTTGCTCGCGCTGAAGACCATTCCCCGCGCGCAGTTGCACGTCTTCGGTGGCTGTGGACATTGGGCGCAGCTGGAGAAGTTCGACGAGTTCAACCGGCTCGCCCTCGATTTTCTCGGGAGTGCGTGA
- the hsaA gene encoding 3-hydroxy-9,10-secoandrosta-1,3,5(10)-triene-9,17-dione monooxygenase oxygenase subunit, with amino-acid sequence MSELAAVIAGVRDLLPVLRERAQEAEDARRIPAESVKALQETGFFRLLQPKPYGGLEADPVTFYTAVKLVASACGSTGWVASILGVHPWHVGLFDAKAQQEVWGEDHDVRISSSYAPMGKATVVEGGYRLSGRWSFSSGCDHCSWVLLGGPAFEGEKPVDFCTYLVPISDYSIVDVWDTVGLRGTGSNDIVVEDVFVPTHRALSFMATSKCKTPGQELNPGPLYRLPYGSVHPSTITAPIIGMAQGAYDAHVEHQGKRMRAAYAGEQSKEDPFAKVRIAEAASEIDAAWLQLTHNIDELYQLACRGEKLPFSTRLRVRRDQVRGTERSIAAIDRLFENSGGRALRSGTPIQRFWRDAHAGRVHAANDAERAYVMFGTGAFGLPVENAMV; translated from the coding sequence ATGAGCGAGCTGGCTGCCGTGATCGCGGGGGTGCGCGACCTGCTCCCGGTGCTGCGGGAACGCGCACAGGAAGCCGAGGATGCCCGCCGGATCCCCGCGGAGTCCGTGAAAGCCTTGCAGGAGACCGGGTTCTTCCGGCTCCTGCAACCGAAACCGTACGGCGGCCTGGAAGCCGATCCGGTCACCTTCTACACCGCGGTGAAACTGGTCGCGAGTGCCTGCGGCTCCACCGGGTGGGTCGCGTCGATCCTCGGGGTGCATCCGTGGCACGTCGGGCTTTTCGACGCGAAGGCGCAGCAGGAGGTGTGGGGCGAGGATCACGACGTGCGGATCTCCTCGTCCTACGCGCCGATGGGGAAGGCGACCGTCGTCGAGGGTGGCTACCGGCTGTCCGGCCGGTGGAGCTTCTCCTCCGGGTGTGACCACTGCAGCTGGGTGCTGCTGGGCGGGCCCGCCTTCGAGGGTGAGAAGCCGGTGGACTTCTGCACCTACCTGGTGCCGATCTCGGACTATTCCATCGTGGATGTCTGGGACACCGTCGGCCTGCGGGGTACCGGTTCCAACGACATCGTCGTGGAGGACGTTTTCGTTCCCACGCACCGCGCGCTGAGTTTCATGGCGACGTCGAAGTGCAAGACGCCGGGGCAGGAACTGAATCCGGGCCCGCTGTACCGGCTGCCCTACGGTTCGGTGCATCCGAGCACGATCACCGCACCGATCATCGGCATGGCCCAGGGTGCCTACGACGCGCACGTGGAGCACCAGGGCAAGCGGATGCGCGCCGCGTACGCGGGTGAGCAGTCCAAAGAGGACCCGTTCGCGAAGGTGCGGATCGCGGAGGCGGCCAGCGAGATCGACGCGGCGTGGCTGCAGCTCACGCACAACATCGACGAGCTGTACCAGCTGGCTTGCCGTGGTGAGAAGCTGCCGTTCAGCACGCGGTTGCGGGTGCGCCGGGACCAGGTGCGTGGCACGGAGCGGTCGATTGCCGCGATCGACCGGCTTTTCGAGAACTCCGGCGGCCGGGCGTTGCGCAGCGGCACGCCGATCCAGCGTTTCTGGCGGGACGCCCACGCCGGCCGCGTGCACGCGGCGAACGACGCGGAGCGCGCGTACGTCATGTTCGGTACCGGCGCCTTCGGGCTGCCCGTCGAGAATGCGATGGTCTGA
- a CDS encoding FAD-binding protein: MDELGADVVIIGAGAAGACAAIEAADAGAEVLLVDRFAGGGASRVSGGVVYAGGGTPQQSAAGVEDSVDAMHAYLRMEAGDVVSERTLRRFCEESVGMIAWLERQGVPFEGSLCGYKTSYPSNKHYLYYSGSEASGGFRDVAKPAPRGHRVKGPGTSGKLLMERLLATARARGVRMLPQTRVTDLVRNADGAVTGVLASSLRSAPGWARARHARLSSWSAKPGIYLPQLRRSLHRRVTRIEQKHATELRITAGAVVLAAGGFIANRELVREHAPAYRGGLALGTSADDGSGLRLGLAAGGRAAELDRISAWRFLTPPAAFLGGLLVDADGRRIIDESRYGAAVGERMITGHGGRGWLLVDAPIVTEARREGRRQGQWFAALQLRYLLGPGRVSGRTLEEVARKAGVDPDGLVATYAQYRQGPDPVGKPAEFARPLDTPPYSLIDVSVKPNLGYPCPMITLGGLVVDEDTGAVEGTRGLYAAGRTAVGICSRSYVSGLSLADCVFSGRRAGLHAAKPAGSVDKNENVF; this comes from the coding sequence ATGGACGAGCTCGGGGCGGACGTCGTGATCATCGGAGCCGGCGCGGCCGGCGCGTGCGCGGCCATCGAGGCGGCGGACGCGGGCGCGGAGGTGCTGCTCGTCGACCGGTTCGCCGGCGGCGGGGCGAGCCGGGTGAGTGGAGGCGTGGTCTACGCGGGGGGTGGGACACCGCAGCAGAGCGCCGCGGGCGTCGAGGACAGTGTCGACGCGATGCATGCGTACCTGCGGATGGAAGCCGGTGACGTGGTGTCGGAGCGGACGTTGCGGCGGTTCTGCGAAGAGAGCGTCGGCATGATTGCCTGGCTGGAACGGCAAGGCGTGCCGTTCGAGGGCAGTTTGTGCGGATACAAGACGTCCTATCCCAGCAACAAGCACTACCTCTACTACTCCGGCAGTGAGGCCTCCGGTGGATTCCGCGACGTGGCGAAGCCGGCGCCGCGCGGGCATCGCGTGAAGGGCCCGGGAACGTCAGGAAAGCTGCTGATGGAACGCCTGCTCGCCACGGCCCGTGCCCGAGGCGTCCGGATGCTGCCGCAGACGCGGGTGACCGATCTCGTCCGGAACGCCGACGGCGCGGTGACCGGGGTGCTGGCCTCGAGTCTGCGGTCCGCCCCGGGCTGGGCTCGCGCCCGGCACGCACGCCTGTCGTCGTGGTCGGCGAAACCGGGCATCTACCTGCCCCAGCTGCGTCGTTCGCTGCACCGGCGGGTCACCCGGATCGAACAGAAACACGCCACTGAGCTGCGGATCACCGCAGGTGCGGTGGTGCTGGCGGCAGGCGGGTTCATCGCGAACCGCGAGCTGGTCCGCGAGCACGCGCCGGCCTACCGGGGCGGGCTGGCGCTCGGCACGTCCGCGGACGACGGTTCCGGCCTGCGGCTCGGCCTGGCGGCAGGCGGCCGCGCGGCGGAACTGGACCGTATCTCGGCGTGGCGTTTCCTGACGCCGCCGGCGGCGTTCCTCGGCGGACTGCTCGTGGACGCCGACGGCCGCCGGATCATCGACGAATCCCGGTACGGCGCCGCGGTGGGTGAGCGGATGATCACCGGACACGGCGGCCGCGGCTGGCTGCTGGTGGACGCGCCGATCGTCACCGAGGCCCGTCGCGAGGGCCGTCGGCAGGGACAGTGGTTCGCAGCCCTGCAGCTGCGCTACCTGCTCGGCCCGGGCCGGGTCTCGGGGCGAACGCTGGAGGAGGTGGCCCGGAAGGCGGGCGTCGACCCGGATGGCCTCGTCGCCACGTACGCGCAGTACCGGCAGGGTCCGGACCCGGTGGGCAAGCCGGCCGAGTTCGCGCGCCCGCTGGACACGCCGCCGTACTCCCTGATCGACGTGTCGGTGAAACCGAACCTGGGGTATCCGTGCCCGATGATCACCCTCGGCGGACTCGTGGTCGACGAGGACACCGGCGCGGTCGAGGGCACCCGGGGTCTTTACGCCGCCGGCCGGACCGCGGTGGGAATCTGTTCCAGGTCCTATGTGAGCGGCCTGTCGCTGGCCGACTGCGTGTTTTCCGGTCGTAGAGCGGGACTGCACGCGGCCAAGCCGGCGGGCTCCGTCGACAAAAACGAGAACGTGTTCTAG